In the Corynebacterium gerontici genome, one interval contains:
- a CDS encoding GntP family permease, with protein MDTWEPTLGAGPLLAIAAAAIAAILFCVIVLRLHAFLTLIIVSAFTAIAAGIPIDGVLPTMTEGFGKTLAGIALLVGLGAMLGRLVETSGGAQALADAMVRKFGEERAPLALGIASLIMGFPIFFDAGLMVMLPVIFAVARRLGGPVLAYGIPAVGAFSVMHVFLPPHPGPIAASEFFKADIGLVLLLGLIAAIPTWYVSGYLWGKYLGKKYPLPVPDLLTGGKQVELPANPAGPGTVVVVLLLPILLIFGNTGMNMAVAAGWVAEDTGFAKLMGFIGSTPIALLITTLLAIGLLGLRQGRSRKDIEGILEGSLGPICSVVLITGAGGMFGGVLRTSGIGDALASSMENLGVPVIFGCWIIAVLLRLAQGSATVALTTTAALMAPAVAAGDFNAMQTALMVLAAAAGSVFGSHVNDSGFWLVGRLMGMDVATTLKTWTMNQVLIGTVGFLMTLALYGVSLAL; from the coding sequence ATGGATACATGGGAGCCGACGCTCGGCGCCGGACCTCTACTCGCCATCGCCGCCGCCGCGATTGCAGCCATTCTTTTCTGCGTGATCGTGCTTCGACTGCACGCCTTCCTCACGCTCATCATCGTCTCCGCCTTCACGGCCATCGCCGCCGGCATCCCCATCGACGGCGTCCTCCCAACCATGACCGAAGGCTTCGGCAAAACACTCGCCGGCATCGCCCTCCTGGTCGGGCTCGGCGCAATGCTGGGCAGGCTCGTGGAGACATCCGGAGGCGCCCAAGCGCTTGCCGACGCCATGGTGCGCAAATTCGGCGAAGAACGCGCCCCACTCGCGCTCGGCATCGCCTCGCTGATCATGGGCTTTCCGATCTTCTTCGACGCCGGCCTGATGGTCATGCTGCCCGTGATCTTCGCCGTGGCACGACGCCTCGGAGGGCCCGTGCTCGCCTACGGCATCCCCGCAGTCGGCGCATTCTCCGTCATGCACGTCTTCCTGCCACCGCACCCCGGCCCCATCGCAGCCAGCGAATTCTTCAAAGCCGACATTGGCTTGGTGCTGCTACTCGGCCTCATCGCCGCGATCCCAACCTGGTACGTCTCCGGCTACCTCTGGGGTAAATACCTGGGCAAGAAGTACCCCCTGCCCGTTCCGGACCTGCTCACCGGGGGCAAGCAAGTTGAACTACCCGCCAATCCCGCCGGGCCGGGAACCGTCGTGGTCGTGTTGCTGCTGCCTATCCTTCTGATCTTCGGCAACACCGGCATGAACATGGCTGTAGCAGCGGGGTGGGTTGCTGAAGATACCGGGTTTGCGAAGCTCATGGGCTTCATCGGTTCCACACCCATTGCCCTGCTGATCACCACACTGCTAGCGATAGGCTTGCTAGGTCTGCGCCAAGGTCGCTCGCGCAAAGACATTGAAGGCATCCTCGAAGGATCGCTGGGTCCCATCTGCTCCGTGGTGCTCATCACCGGCGCCGGTGGCATGTTCGGCGGCGTGCTGCGCACCTCCGGAATCGGCGACGCACTTGCAAGCTCCATGGAAAACCTAGGTGTACCAGTAATTTTCGGTTGCTGGATCATCGCCGTACTCCTGCGTCTGGCGCAAGGCTCCGCGACCGTTGCACTCACAACCACTGCCGCGCTCATGGCTCCCGCCGTCGCAGCAGGCGACTTCAACGCCATGCAAACAGCCCTCATGGTGCTCGCCGCTGCCGCTGGCTCAGTGTTCGGCTCCCACGTCAATGACTCCGGCTTCTGGCTCGTCGGCCGCCTGATGGGCATGGACGTAGCCACCACCCTCAAGACGTGGACCATGAACCAGGTGCTCATCGGTACCGTCGGATTCTTGATGACGCTCGCGCTCTACGGAGTGAGTCTCGCACTGTAA
- a CDS encoding Fpg/Nei family DNA glycosylase, with protein sequence MPEGHVIHRLARELDQHFCGTSPQVSSPQGRFATEAALLNGAPYDHAEAWGKHLFIHFAPERHEHIVHIHLGLIGSLRFELVDDPWGQIRFRIQSDAIAANLRGPQWCRLITEEEQSLAVARLGADPLRADADPSETFRKVGRSRKSIAALLMDQKLFAGVGNIYRAETLFRLGLSPFTPGVNETALPAIWQDLQELMADGVLKGRIDTVRPEHTPEAMGRSPRKDDHGGEVYVYRRAGQPCYVCGHEIAEQVLEGRNLFWCPRCQG encoded by the coding sequence ATGCCCGAAGGCCACGTAATTCATCGACTCGCCCGCGAACTCGACCAGCATTTTTGCGGCACCTCTCCGCAGGTGTCCTCGCCGCAGGGCCGCTTCGCCACCGAGGCCGCGCTACTCAATGGCGCCCCCTATGATCACGCCGAGGCCTGGGGCAAGCACTTGTTTATACATTTCGCGCCGGAACGTCACGAGCATATTGTGCATATCCATCTGGGTCTCATTGGCAGCTTGCGCTTCGAGCTTGTCGACGACCCCTGGGGCCAAATCCGCTTCCGCATTCAAAGCGATGCTATCGCCGCTAATCTCCGCGGCCCTCAGTGGTGTCGGCTCATCACCGAGGAGGAGCAATCGTTGGCGGTGGCCCGCCTTGGCGCTGACCCTCTGCGGGCAGATGCGGACCCATCTGAGACGTTTCGCAAGGTCGGACGTTCCCGTAAGTCCATCGCTGCACTATTGATGGACCAGAAGCTTTTTGCGGGCGTGGGGAATATTTATCGCGCGGAAACACTGTTTCGCCTGGGCCTCTCCCCTTTCACACCCGGCGTAAATGAAACTGCATTGCCTGCAATCTGGCAAGATTTACAAGAGTTAATGGCAGATGGGGTGCTCAAAGGCCGGATCGATACGGTGCGCCCCGAACATACCCCGGAGGCAATGGGTAGGTCACCTCGGAAGGACGATCACGGTGGGGAAGTGTATGTGTATCGTCGTGCCGGACAGCCTTGCTATGTGTGTGGGCACGAGATCGCCGAGCAGGTGTTGGAAGGGCGCAATCTCTTTTGGTGTCCGCGGTGCCAGGGATAA